The Sulfurimonas sp. HSL-1716 sequence AAAATGTGTGTAGACGTACATAAAAGCATAGCAAAGATGTTAGGACTCAGTGAAGAGAAGATCGAACAAATCCTGCAGGGTGTCGAGAGTATAAATACGACCGAAGGAGAGAAAGCTCTTCTAAATTTCTGTATCAAAGCCTCCAAAAAAGACAACTACAAAATAGAAAAAAAGGAGATAGATGCCTTAAAAGAATTTGGATATAATGATGTTCAAATTCTTGAAGCCGTTGCAATTACGGGCTACTTTAACTATATAAATACTCTCTCTAATGTATTTGCACTTGGTGAGTAATATATAAAATATAAAAACAGGGACGAAAC is a genomic window containing:
- a CDS encoding carboxymuconolactone decarboxylase family protein; the encoded protein is MAHIKLPEFEDMSPEIQEKARPILEKTGQLGEIFKLIALDEKIYFATDMMVQKYLLEKTTLSYDIKEAIALLISKENGCKMCVDVHKSIAKMLGLSEEKIEQILQGVESINTTEGEKALLNFCIKASKKDNYKIEKKEIDALKEFGYNDVQILEAVAITGYFNYINTLSNVFALGE